The Ideonella dechloratans genome includes a window with the following:
- a CDS encoding thioredoxin family protein: MKDIKVLGSGCANCRNTIALIEQVARDKGVPVTIEKVQDMQAIIGYGVMATPGVVLDGKVVHAGGLPSRDKIEAWLS, translated from the coding sequence ATGAAAGACATCAAGGTTCTCGGCTCGGGCTGTGCCAACTGCCGCAACACCATCGCCCTGATCGAGCAGGTGGCCCGGGACAAGGGCGTGCCGGTGACGATCGAAAAGGTGCAGGACATGCAGGCCATCATCGGCTACGGCGTCATGGCCACCCCGGGGGTGGTGCTGGACGGCAAGGTGGTGCATGCCGGCGGCCTGCCCAGCCGTGACAAGATCGAGGCCTGGCTGAGCTGA
- the arsA gene encoding arsenical pump-driving ATPase, with protein MNLVPHPTRYLFFTGKGGVGKTSLSTATAIQLADQGQRVLLVSTDAASNLDEMLGVPLRNAPVAVPTVPGLSVLNIDPQVAADQYRQRVLAQMAEASTEERNTVREQLSGACTTEIASFDEFSGLLAGGAQDFDHVVFDTAPTGHTLRLLSLPQAWSGFLQDNDRGASCLGPHSGLKMQESRFNAALATLTDPALTTVVLVARADRSALAEAGRSAQELAALGLNAQRLAVNGVFPAAQASDAVAAAIARQEAAALADLPAALQPLPQVQVPLRPFDTVGVGALRQLLSDTPPSLSALPPAPADVQAESFGALVDQLAQAGRGLIMVMGKGGVGKTTLAAALAVGLVQRGHAVHLSTTDPADHLGDTLVGSLPGLDVSRIDPKAETARYIEKIMAARAPGLDEQELALLREDLASPCTEEVAVFHAFSRTVAQARSAFVVLDTAPTGHSLLLMDATGAYHRQMTREFEGQPALHVVTPLMRLQDPAYTRVILVTLPETTPVSQAAALQDDLRRAGVEPWAWVLNRSLLATGTRNPLLQARLSGEQLQVRRVASGLARRLHAVPWQAEPPVGLPALQALATTPVSGASS; from the coding sequence ATGAACCTCGTCCCCCACCCCACCCGCTACCTGTTCTTCACTGGCAAGGGGGGTGTGGGCAAGACCTCCCTGTCCACGGCCACCGCCATCCAGCTGGCCGACCAGGGCCAGCGGGTGCTGCTGGTCAGCACCGACGCGGCGTCCAACCTGGACGAGATGCTGGGCGTGCCGCTGCGCAACGCGCCGGTGGCCGTGCCCACGGTGCCGGGCCTGTCGGTGCTGAACATCGACCCGCAGGTGGCGGCCGACCAGTACCGCCAGCGCGTGCTGGCCCAGATGGCCGAGGCCTCGACCGAGGAGCGCAACACGGTGCGCGAGCAGCTCTCCGGCGCCTGCACGACAGAGATCGCGTCCTTCGACGAGTTCTCCGGCCTGCTGGCCGGTGGCGCGCAGGACTTCGACCATGTGGTGTTCGACACCGCGCCCACCGGCCACACCCTGCGCCTGCTCAGCCTGCCCCAGGCCTGGAGCGGTTTCCTGCAGGACAACGACCGGGGCGCCTCCTGCCTGGGCCCGCACTCGGGACTGAAGATGCAGGAGTCCCGCTTCAACGCCGCCCTGGCCACGCTGACCGACCCCGCGCTGACCACCGTGGTGCTGGTGGCCCGCGCCGACCGCAGCGCCCTGGCCGAAGCCGGCCGCAGCGCCCAGGAACTGGCCGCGCTGGGCCTGAACGCGCAGCGCCTGGCCGTCAACGGTGTCTTCCCGGCCGCCCAGGCCAGCGACGCGGTGGCCGCCGCCATCGCCCGCCAGGAAGCCGCGGCGCTGGCCGATCTGCCCGCGGCGCTGCAGCCCCTGCCACAGGTGCAGGTACCGCTGCGGCCCTTCGACACGGTGGGCGTGGGCGCGCTGCGCCAGCTGCTGAGCGACACGCCCCCCAGCCTGTCGGCCCTGCCCCCGGCGCCGGCCGATGTCCAGGCCGAGAGCTTCGGCGCCCTGGTGGACCAGCTGGCCCAGGCCGGGCGCGGCCTGATCATGGTGATGGGCAAGGGCGGCGTGGGCAAGACGACCCTGGCCGCCGCCCTGGCCGTGGGCCTGGTGCAGCGCGGCCATGCGGTGCACCTGAGCACCACCGACCCGGCCGACCACCTGGGCGACACGCTGGTCGGCTCGCTGCCGGGCCTGGACGTCAGCCGCATCGACCCCAAGGCCGAGACGGCGCGCTACATCGAGAAGATCATGGCCGCGCGCGCGCCCGGCCTGGACGAACAGGAGCTGGCCCTGCTGCGCGAGGACTTGGCCTCGCCCTGCACCGAGGAAGTGGCCGTCTTCCACGCCTTCTCGCGCACCGTGGCGCAAGCGCGCAGCGCCTTCGTGGTGCTGGACACCGCCCCCACCGGCCACTCGCTGCTGCTGATGGACGCCACCGGCGCCTACCACCGGCAAATGACCCGCGAGTTCGAGGGCCAGCCGGCCCTGCACGTGGTCACCCCGCTGATGCGCCTGCAGGATCCGGCCTACACCCGGGTGATCCTGGTCACGCTGCCGGAGACGACGCCCGTGTCCCAGGCCGCGGCCCTGCAGGACGACCTGCGCCGCGCTGGGGTGGAGCCCTGGGCCTGGGTGCTCAACCGCTCGCTGCTGGCCACCGGCACCCGCAACCCGCTGCTGCAGGCCCGCCTGAGCGGCGAGCAGTTGCAGGTGCGCCGGGTGGCGTCGGGCCTGGCCCGGCGGCTGCACGCGGTGCCCTGGCAGGCGGAACCGCCCGTGGGCCTGCCGGCGCTGCAGGCCCTGGCAACGACACCGGTATCCGGCGCGTCATCTTGA
- a CDS encoding permease: MTPLKRWWIGLAVLLPAWWWAYTHLTAFADTLLGWTGLSRQTALGESLHFFFFDTPKVLLLLVGVVFVMGVVQTWFAPERTRALLAGHRAGIGNVLAALLGIVTPFCSCSAVPLFIGILSAGVPLGVTFSFLISAPMVNEVALVMLLGLFGWKVAALYLGLGLSVAIVAGWVIGRLGMERHLEDWVQAVASGQGGATVAGEPQSMLQRLQAGATHVREIVGKVWPYVVAGIALGAGIHGYVPQDFMATIMGREAWWSVPAAVLLGVPMYTNAAGIIPIVQALLGKGAALGTVLAFMMSVIALSAPEMIILRKALKPCLIATFAGVVAGGILLVGYVFNAVL, encoded by the coding sequence ATGACGCCCCTGAAACGCTGGTGGATTGGCCTGGCCGTGCTGCTGCCGGCCTGGTGGTGGGCCTACACCCACCTCACCGCCTTCGCCGACACCCTGCTGGGATGGACGGGTCTGAGCCGCCAGACGGCGCTGGGTGAATCGCTGCACTTCTTCTTCTTCGACACGCCCAAGGTGCTGCTGCTGCTCGTCGGCGTGGTGTTCGTCATGGGGGTGGTGCAGACCTGGTTCGCCCCCGAGCGCACCCGCGCCCTGCTGGCCGGGCACCGTGCCGGCATCGGCAATGTGCTGGCCGCCCTGCTGGGCATCGTCACCCCCTTCTGCTCCTGCTCGGCCGTGCCGCTGTTCATCGGCATCCTCTCGGCCGGCGTGCCGCTGGGCGTGACCTTCTCCTTCCTGATCTCCGCGCCCATGGTCAACGAGGTGGCGCTGGTGATGCTGCTGGGTCTGTTCGGCTGGAAGGTGGCGGCGCTCTACCTGGGGCTGGGCCTGAGCGTGGCCATCGTGGCCGGCTGGGTCATCGGCCGGCTGGGCATGGAACGCCACCTGGAAGACTGGGTGCAGGCCGTGGCCAGCGGCCAGGGCGGGGCCACGGTGGCGGGCGAGCCGCAGAGCATGCTGCAACGCCTGCAGGCCGGCGCCACCCACGTGCGCGAGATCGTCGGCAAGGTCTGGCCCTATGTGGTGGCCGGCATCGCCCTGGGCGCGGGCATCCACGGCTATGTGCCGCAGGACTTCATGGCCACCATCATGGGGCGGGAGGCCTGGTGGAGCGTGCCGGCGGCGGTGCTGCTGGGCGTGCCCATGTACACCAACGCGGCCGGCATCATCCCCATCGTGCAGGCCCTGCTGGGCAAGGGTGCGGCGCTGGGCACCGTGCTGGCTTTCATGATGAGCGTCATCGCCCTCTCGGCCCCGGAAATGATCATCCTGCGCAAGGCGCTCAAGCCGTGCCTGATCGCCACCTTCGCCGGCGTGGTGGCCGGCGGCATCCTGCTGGTGGGCTACGTCTTCAACGCGGTGCTGTGA
- a CDS encoding sigma-70 family RNA polymerase sigma factor, which yields MSEVEARPCLMQAWHAHERELQAWLASRLDDPALARDLLQEIFIKALRMGRRFCDVANARAWLFEVSRNALSDHWRRQRPTVVLDDSLPEAEPDAAPAVDSLATCLPRVLAELSAADRDAITQCDLLGLSQEAYARQLGISLAGAKSRVQRARRRLRAQLVASCQVVLDPQGGVCCFTPREP from the coding sequence ATGAGCGAGGTCGAAGCCCGCCCCTGCCTGATGCAGGCCTGGCACGCCCACGAGCGTGAGCTGCAGGCCTGGCTGGCCAGCCGGCTGGACGACCCGGCGCTGGCGCGCGACCTGCTGCAGGAGATCTTCATCAAGGCCCTGCGCATGGGCCGCCGCTTTTGCGACGTGGCCAATGCCAGGGCCTGGCTGTTCGAAGTGAGCCGCAACGCCTTGTCCGACCACTGGCGCCGCCAGCGCCCCACCGTGGTGCTGGACGACAGCCTGCCCGAGGCCGAGCCGGACGCCGCCCCGGCCGTGGACAGCCTGGCCACCTGCCTGCCCCGGGTGTTGGCCGAGCTCAGCGCCGCCGACCGAGACGCCATCACCCAGTGCGACCTGCTGGGCCTGAGCCAGGAGGCCTATGCCCGGCAGCTGGGCATCAGCCTGGCGGGGGCCAAGTCGCGCGTGCAGCGGGCCCGGCGCCGGCTGCGCGCGCAGCTGGTCGCCTCCTGCCAGGTGGTGCTGGATCCGCAGGGCGGCGTCTGCTGCTTCACGCCGCGGGAGCCCTGA
- the arsB gene encoding ACR3 family arsenite efflux transporter produces MNTATTLPTPAAPAPMSVFERYLSVWVALCIVAGIALGQLLPGPVQAIGRMEVAQVNLPVGLLIWVMIIPMLLKVDFGALHQVKAHWRGIGVTLFVNWAVKPFSMALLGWLFVRQLFAPWLPADQLDSYIAGLILLAAAPCTAMVFVWSRLTNGHPLFTLSQVALNDTIMVFAFAPIVALLLGLSSITVPWATLLTSVVLYIVIPVILAQLWRKALLRRGQAAFDAALARIGPWSITALLATLVLLFAFQGRAILQQPLVIAMLAVPILIQVFFNSALAYWLNRRVGEAHNVACPSALIGASNFFELAVAAAISLFGFESGAALATVVGVLIEVPVMLLVVRVVNQSKGWYEQGARCA; encoded by the coding sequence ATGAACACCGCCACCACCCTGCCCACCCCGGCCGCACCCGCCCCCATGAGCGTCTTCGAGCGCTACCTCAGCGTCTGGGTCGCGCTGTGCATCGTGGCCGGCATCGCGCTGGGTCAATTGCTGCCCGGCCCGGTGCAGGCCATCGGCCGCATGGAGGTCGCCCAGGTCAACCTGCCGGTGGGCCTGCTGATCTGGGTGATGATCATCCCGATGCTGCTGAAGGTGGACTTCGGCGCGCTGCACCAGGTCAAGGCCCATTGGCGCGGCATCGGCGTCACGCTGTTCGTGAACTGGGCCGTCAAGCCCTTCTCGATGGCGCTGCTGGGCTGGCTGTTCGTGCGCCAGCTCTTCGCACCCTGGCTGCCGGCCGATCAGCTGGACAGCTACATCGCCGGCCTGATCCTGCTGGCCGCGGCGCCCTGCACGGCCATGGTCTTCGTCTGGAGCCGGCTCACGAACGGCCACCCGCTGTTCACGCTCAGCCAGGTGGCGCTCAACGACACCATCATGGTGTTCGCCTTCGCGCCCATCGTGGCGCTGCTGCTGGGCCTGTCGTCCATCACCGTGCCCTGGGCCACGCTGCTCACCTCGGTGGTGCTCTACATCGTCATCCCGGTCATCCTGGCCCAGCTCTGGCGCAAGGCACTGCTGCGCCGCGGCCAAGCCGCCTTCGACGCGGCCCTGGCCAGGATCGGCCCCTGGTCCATCACCGCGCTGCTGGCCACCCTGGTGCTGCTGTTCGCCTTCCAGGGCCGGGCCATCCTGCAGCAGCCGCTGGTCATCGCCATGCTGGCGGTGCCCATCCTGATCCAGGTCTTTTTCAACTCGGCCCTGGCCTACTGGCTCAACCGCCGCGTGGGCGAGGCCCACAACGTGGCCTGCCCCTCGGCCCTGATCGGCGCCAGCAACTTCTTCGAGCTGGCGGTGGCCGCGGCCATCAGCCTGTTCGGCTTTGAATCGGGCGCGGCCCTGGCCACCGTGGTGGGCGTGCTGATCGAGGTGCCGGTGATGCTGCTGGTGGTGCGGGTGGTGAACCAGAGCAAGGGCTGGTACGAGCAAGGCGCGCGCTGCGCATGA